The following proteins are encoded in a genomic region of Magallana gigas chromosome 1, xbMagGiga1.1, whole genome shotgun sequence:
- the LOC136275664 gene encoding uncharacterized protein codes for MEPWDIIPSKDNGPFAMKTILGWVINGPIDTVPENGIFNTFVTVNRIDARLEEQIRYQFNHDFCERTIDDVPEPSKEDKTFLELVKKSVHFEDGHYIIDLPFKSKTVTMPNNRKQAEQRLISLSRKFENNIEFCDSYKAFMDKIISEGYAQQVPTENLQQNDGRVWYLPHHGVFHPKKNKLRVVFDCAAKFKGTSLNDQLLQGPNLTNTLIGTLIRFREDEIAVMGDIDSMFYQVRVPLQDASFLRFLLWKDGDPSKSVTEYQMVVHLFGATSSPSCANLCLRKTAQDWKGYFSEETVNTVLKNFYVDDCLKSVKSVNEAVILVKDLQRLLDKGGFHISKWISNSRDVMNSIPVSERAKEVKTLDLDYDTLPIERALGVQWCVESDFFHFKLELNEQPLTRRGIPSMVSSVYDPLGFLAPFVLKAKCILQELCKMQLGWDDRIPDDLVIQWNHWYQDLQKLEDFKVNRGIKPFGFDPVITQLHHFSDASETGYGTVSYLLLENTDGERHCSFIMGKSRVTPLKQTTIPRLELTAATIAVKTNKLLLTELDMPIDHVIFWTDSMAVLRYIQNRTARFHTFVANRLAVIHEGSQPSNWRYINTKVNPADYASRGISANSLIMQENWIKAPSFFYWDQWPKHSMEIADTELLDNDPEVKRVTVRAVIAEQQNSDNSTECVNKLIQHYSSWYLLKRTVAWILKVRKELLRRVNMKRLNSSPILQESYDKSVLSHQDLKEAEKSILKFVQQQEFDTEINAIVSGNSHVNRRSRIRNLDPFLDDGILRVSGRLHQSSIPAEMKLPVILSTDHHVSTIILRQIHQELMHSGRNHMLAKLREMYWIIHAPSAIRKLISRCVTC; via the coding sequence ATGGAACCATGGGACATAATTCCTAGTAAAGACAATGGTCCATTCGCTATGAAGACTATCCTTGGATGGGTAATCAATGGACCAATCGACACAGTTCCAGAAAATGGCATTTTCAACACATTCGTCACGGTCAATCGCATTGATGCAAGATTAGAAGAACAGATAAGATACCAGTTTAATCATGACTTTTGTGAGCGGACGATCGATGATGTTCCAGAGCCGTCAAAGGAAGATAAAACTTTCCTAGAATTGGTAAAAAAGTCAGTTCATTTTGAGGATGGACATTATATCATTGACTTACCTTTCAAATCTAAAACTGTTACAATGCCTAACAACAGAAAACAAGCAGAACAGAGACTGATTTCATTATCCCGAAAATTTGAGAACAACATTGAATTTTGTGACAGTTATAAAGCATTTATGGACAAAATTATCAGCGAAGGTTACGCACAGCAAGTTCCTACTGAGAACCTACAACAAAATGATGGACGTGTGTGGTATTTGCCGCATCATGGTGTATTTCATCCCAAGAAGAATAAACTGCGTGTTGTATTTGATTGTGCAGCCAAGTTCAAGGGAACTTCACTAAATGATCAGTTGTTACAAGGCCCTAACTTGACAAACACACTTATTGGAACTCTGATCAGATTTCGGGAAGATGAAATAGCTGTAATGGGTGATATTGACAGCATGTTCTACCAAGTGCGTGTACCTCTCCAGGATGCTTCATTTCTTCGATTCCTATTGTGGAAAGATGGAGATCCTTCGAAAAGTGTAACTGAATACCAAATGGTTGTGCATTTGTTTGGTGCAACATCTTCACCTAGTTGTGCCAACCTTTGTCTTCGAAAAACAGCTCAGGATTGGAAAGGATATTTCAGTGAAGAGACTGTTAACACCGTTCTCAAAAACTTCTATGTAGATGATTGTCTTAAGTCTGTCAAATCTGTGAACGAGGCTGTAATCTTAGTGAAAGACTTACAAAGACTTTTAGACAAAGGTGGTTTTCACATTTCAAAGTGGATAAGCAACAGTCGAGATGTCATGAACTCAATACCTGTGTCAGAGAGAGCTAAAGAAGTAAAGACTTTAGATCTAGATTATGATACTTTGCCGATTGAAAGAGCCCTTGGAGTCCAGTGGTGCGTCGAGTCTGATTTCTTTCACTTCAAGCTGGAATTGAACGAACAACCGCTTACCAGACGAGGAATTCCGTCGATGGTCAGTAGTGTATATGACCCTTTAGGATTTTTGGCTCCATTCGTACTCAAGGCCAAATGTATCCTTCAAGAACTTTGCAAGATGCAATTAGGATGGGACGATAGAATTCCAGATGACCTCGTAATTCAGTGGAATCATTGGTACCAGGACCTCCAGAAACTAGAAGACTTCAAAGTGAACAGGGGTATCAAGCCCTTTGGATTCGATCCAGTCATTACGCAGTTACATCACTTCTCTGACGCAAGCGAAACAGGGTATGGCACAGTGTCCTACTTACTACTGGAGAATACAGACGGAGAACGTCATTGTTCCTTCATCATGGGAAAATCTCGTGTTACACCACTTAAACAGACAACCATTCCAAGACTGGAGTTGACGGCAGCTACAATAGCCGTCAAAACCAACAAGTTGTTACTGACCGAGCTAGACATGCCCATCGATCACGTTATATTCTGGACCGACAGTATGGCAGTATTACGTTATATTCAGAACAGAACAGCAAGATTTCATACTTTCGTTGCTAACAGACTAGCAGTGATACATGAAGGATCGCAGCCAAGCAATTGGAGATACATTAACACGAAAGTCAACCCAGCTGATTACGCATCAAGAGGTATATCAGCCAACAGCCTTATCATGCAAGAAAACTGGATCAAGGccccaagttttttttattgggaTCAGTGGCCCAAACATTCAATGGAGATCGCTGATACAGAATTATTGGACAATGACCCAGAGGTGAAAAGAGTTACCGTCAGAGCAGTCATCGCAGAGCAACAGAATTCAGACAATTCTACAGAGTGTGTTAACAAGTTGATTCAACATTATTCTTCGTGGTACTTGTTGAAACGAACAGTGGCATGGATTCTGAAAGTGCGGAAAGAATTGTTAAGGCGTGTGAACATGAAAAGACTCAATTCTAGTCCAATATTACAAGAATCATATGATAAGAGTGTTCTATCGCACCAAGACCTTAAAGAGGCAGAGAAGTCAATACTGAAATTTGTTCAACAACAAGAATTTGACACAGAAATCAATGCTATTGTTTCAGGAAACTCTCATGTGAATCGTAGAAGTCGAATCAGGAACTTGGATCCATTTTTGGATGATGGAATCTTACGTGTCAGCGGTCGACTACACCAGTCAAGTATTCCAGCAGAGATGAAACTTCCAGTTATTCTATCCACAGATCATCATGTGTCAACAATCATTCTTAGACAAATTCACCAAGAACTGATGCATAGTGGTAGAAACCATATGTTGGCAAAGTTAAGAGAAATGTATTGGATTATTCATGCTCCGTCAGCCATCAGGAAGCTGATATCAAGATGTGTTACATGTTGA
- the LOC136275666 gene encoding uncharacterized protein → MANLPKDRIVPDEPPFSRVGVDYFGPFEVKQKRSRVKRYGVIFTCLASRAVHLEVAASLDTDSYINALRRFIARRGQGTKIRSDNGTNFVGAERELARSIQEWNQHQIQNSMLQKNVNWQFNPPAGSHHGGVWERIIRIIRKAMNSVLREQTLDDEGLNTLMCEIE, encoded by the coding sequence ATGGCAAATCTACCAAAGGATCGTATCGTTCCAGATGAACCACCATTTAGCAGAGTAGGAGTCGATTACTTTGGACCGTTCGAAGTAAAACAAAAGAGAAGTCGTGTGAAACGTTATGGCGTAATATTCACCTGCTTGGCAAGTCGAGCTGTACATTTGGAAGTAGCAGCTTCATTGGACACTGATTCTTACATAAATGCCTTGCGACGCTTTATTGCCAGAAGGGGACAAGGTACGAAGATACGTTCTGATAATGGAACTAATTTTGTTGGTGCCGAACGTGAACTTGCCCGATCCATACAGGAATGGAATCAACACCAGattcaaaattcaatgttaCAGAAGAATGTAAACTGGCAATTTAACCCACCAGCTGGATCACATCATGGTGGAGTGTGGGAAAGAATCATTCGAATTATTCGCAAGGCCATGAACAGCGTTCTAAGGGAACAGACCTTGGACGACGAAGGACTTAATACCCTGATGTGTGAAATCGAATAG